The DNA region GGCCGCCTCAACGCTGTCGATGATCACCAGCACGACGCCGTGCTCCTGGCATTCCGCCAGAATCCGCTCGACGTTGTCCGCGAAGGGGCTGTCCATCCGCAGATACCGGATATTGGGCGGATCGATGCCGGCGCCCCGAGCGATCTGCTGGACTCTGGCGTTCAGCGTATCGTGGTCGGTCTCCCAGTCCAGATACAGCACGTTGCCGCGTAGCATCGGGCGGAACCCTGGCAGGATCTCCACACCAGTGGTGACGCTCACCGCGAGCGCCAGACCAACCCAGGACTTTCCGCATGCGCCGTCACCGTGCAGGCTGTTGTTCTGGCCCCGCTCGAGGATCCCTTCCACGAGCCACCCCCCATCGATCGGCGCCGGTAGGTTGCCGATCCAGATCGCCGGCTCTGCCTCGTCGTCACGGCGTTCCACCTCCACGCAGAAGGCGTCGATCAGATTGCGCCACTCAATGCCCGCCTTCCGGTCGGCCAGCCGGTTCGCGAACTGGGTGCGATCTCGACCGCTCGACAGGTTCAGGACTTCACCCGCGAGCCGCTCCGAGGGCGTCCCCCGAGCCGTACCTCTGGCACGGAACTCGACGTCAACGTACCCGCGGAGCGAACCGTGGTCATGGCGAAGTCGTCTGACCGTGATCCGGATCGTCCGCTCGCCGCACACCATCCTCCAGCCCAAACCGTGCGCCTCGAAGCGATCCCCTTTCGGGGTCAGTTGTGTCGGCACGGCCATTACGCACCTAGCCTCGGGATGCCGCCGAGCTCATGTGGCGCAAGGGTCCGAAGCGCATCGCGGAACTCCATCCCGTCGAGGTCGCGCAGAAAGGTGAACACGTCACCGCGCGCGCCACACCCGAAGCAGACGAAGAACGGTTCGCGGAGATCCACCTTGAAGGACGGCGTCTGGTCGGCGTGGAACGGACACCGCCACCACAGTCCGCCACTCTGTTGCCGGACGGGCTGGCCTAGCTTTTCGATCGCCACCTCGACCAGGTGCGAGCGGGCAGTCTCGACCCGTCCATCTGTCAGGCCCTCGTAGCGGGGACGCGCAGCCGGCTTCGGCAGGCAGTCCGGCCGCCACGGCTCAGCACCACGGATCATCAGATCCAGGGTGACTCGATCCCCGCCACGTGCTACGAAGTCAGCGGCATCGTCGCCCTTGGTGCACGCCCCAGCCCAGGCCAGGCGACGCGCGGTGCCACCCAGGCGGACGATGCCGGCCGCAACGCGCGTCATGTGCCTCTCACCCTCATCGTCATGGTCGGGCCAGAGCACCGTGTCGAACGCCAGAACGGAGCTGAGCACGTCCTCAGTCGGGGTCCCGTGCGCCCCGGTCACCGTTCCGAGCGCAGGCACGCCCAGCGACCAGACGGCTTTAGTCGCCTTCTCACCCTCACAGAGGACGATCGGCTCGCCGATGGCCAGGCGATCCAGGCGCTCAGTCCCGTAGAGCGGCAGATCAGCCGTCCTCAGGCCCGCCAGCCCCCGCTCGGGTGCGAACCCAGGCCGGCGCCA from Chloroflexota bacterium includes:
- a CDS encoding AAA family ATPase, translating into MAVPTQLTPKGDRFEAHGLGWRMVCGERTIRITVRRLRHDHGSLRGYVDVEFRARGTARGTPSERLAGEVLNLSSGRDRTQFANRLADRKAGIEWRNLIDAFCVEVERRDDEAEPAIWIGNLPAPIDGGWLVEGILERGQNNSLHGDGACGKSWVGLALAVSVTTGVEILPGFRPMLRGNVLYLDWETDHDTLNARVQQIARGAGIDPPNIRYLRMDSPFADNVERILAECQEHGVVLVIIDSVEAAMAGSVAAGSPPNEGPSKINRGIRRLGGITSFLIDHISAEQAQQKAVARKAYGNIFKRNWIRLSFQLKQACDDTEDGFRHLGLFCAKRNNGREFDPVGLRWEINDEICRWGREEIADPELEQSLPTADRIAAYLRREGPSQPSLIAEGTGLARTTVTSTLTRRSDLFFKNQHGLWDVKPIDSDATGSGESEDLAWPE